One stretch of Thermococcus sp. 21S9 DNA includes these proteins:
- a CDS encoding AEC family transporter, with amino-acid sequence MNIAEMLALIALGYVLKRLIKSEKPFDYLRILVNDVLLALFIFGNVASKDLAYLLSIKTVFLYVFLVIGISLSTSYLYGRFKLKDDPWAGALMVLSIYPNTAALGFPIASLFLSDITPAILYSTTNSMIVIPIVTFIAAHYSSGGASVRESFLKALKFPPTLANLIALALVVAGVKLPAGIIEPIKTIGWLSIPLLLIYFGSRITLRAFDVRKLLEVGTFRIAIPFAFVFLTLRWAKPEVFYSVLVEASMPPAIAANAILAQYRLKAEEAISVTFVLTLLVIGLFVALRFLI; translated from the coding sequence ATGAACATCGCCGAGATGCTCGCGCTCATAGCTCTGGGCTACGTTCTCAAAAGGCTGATTAAATCGGAGAAGCCCTTCGATTACCTCCGGATTCTGGTCAACGACGTTCTGCTCGCCCTGTTTATCTTCGGCAACGTCGCGAGCAAGGATTTGGCCTATCTACTCAGCATAAAGACGGTCTTCCTCTACGTCTTCCTCGTCATCGGCATAAGCCTGTCAACGTCCTACCTCTACGGTCGCTTCAAGCTCAAGGACGACCCCTGGGCCGGCGCGCTGATGGTGCTCTCTATCTACCCCAACACCGCCGCGCTGGGCTTTCCAATCGCGAGCCTCTTCCTCAGCGACATAACGCCGGCGATACTCTACTCGACGACCAACTCGATGATAGTCATTCCGATTGTGACTTTCATAGCGGCACACTACTCCAGCGGGGGCGCGAGCGTCAGGGAGAGCTTTCTGAAGGCCCTCAAGTTCCCGCCAACGCTGGCCAATTTAATCGCTTTGGCACTCGTGGTAGCGGGGGTAAAGCTCCCCGCCGGAATCATCGAGCCGATAAAAACAATCGGCTGGCTCAGCATACCGCTCCTCCTCATCTACTTCGGCTCGAGGATAACGCTGAGGGCCTTCGACGTCAGAAAGCTCCTGGAAGTTGGAACCTTCAGGATTGCGATTCCCTTCGCCTTCGTTTTCCTCACCCTCCGCTGGGCCAAGCCCGAGGTCTTTTACTCGGTTCTCGTCGAGGCGAGCATGCCCCCAGCAATAGCGGCCAACGCGATTTTAGCTCAGTACAGGCTCAAGGCCGAGGAAGCGATAAGCGTAACCTTCGTTCTCACTCTCCTCGTCATTGGGCTCTTCGTCGCCCTGCGCTTTCTGATTTGA
- a CDS encoding PadR family transcriptional regulator, which produces MSGVVETEFERKIIKGLFTVPLKNIILVIVGLKGETHGYEILKELEKFTVGIWKPSHSNLYTLLNKMVEEGLLEPREEYRGKVRRVKYRLTDKGWEYLRTSNDLALRSLYTAISYHERLKKKLDERGKERKINKETLKEYLELLKQIRDLLDDEIRAIESRLG; this is translated from the coding sequence ATGTCAGGGGTGGTTGAGACGGAGTTCGAGAGGAAAATCATAAAGGGCCTCTTCACGGTCCCGCTGAAGAACATCATCCTGGTTATCGTGGGCCTGAAGGGGGAAACCCACGGCTACGAGATACTCAAGGAGCTGGAGAAGTTCACCGTTGGAATCTGGAAGCCGAGCCACAGCAACCTCTACACTCTCCTCAACAAGATGGTCGAGGAAGGTCTTCTTGAACCGAGGGAAGAGTATCGCGGTAAGGTGAGGCGCGTAAAGTACAGGCTCACCGACAAGGGTTGGGAGTACCTGAGGACGTCTAATGACTTGGCTTTGCGCTCACTTTACACCGCGATAAGCTACCACGAGAGGCTCAAAAAGAAGCTGGACGAGCGCGGTAAGGAGCGGAAGATAAACAAGGAAACGCTGAAGGAGTACCTTGAGCTCCTCAAGCAGATTAGGGACCTGCTCGACGACGAGATTAGGGCCATAGAATCCAGGCTCGGATGA
- a CDS encoding helix-turn-helix transcriptional regulator: protein MDELKAQLEELRRKLALLEESVDPVDEVMLSIKERLRKKLSDGQLPELDEEKAAKTLKALANPDRIRILKMLSKRPMGFKEIKEALGVESPTVSHHLKLLLKTRMVRKGDKYEISPDGRLFLRLLEIITALEEVEE, encoded by the coding sequence ATGGACGAGCTGAAGGCCCAGCTTGAGGAACTAAGGAGGAAGCTGGCCCTGCTTGAGGAAAGCGTTGACCCCGTTGATGAGGTCATGCTATCCATAAAGGAGAGGCTCAGGAAGAAGCTGAGCGACGGCCAGCTCCCGGAACTCGACGAGGAGAAAGCCGCGAAGACCCTCAAGGCTCTGGCAAACCCGGACAGGATTAGAATTCTCAAAATGCTATCCAAACGGCCGATGGGCTTCAAGGAGATTAAAGAGGCCCTCGGCGTTGAAAGTCCAACCGTTTCGCATCATCTCAAGCTCCTTCTCAAGACGAGAATGGTCAGAAAGGGCGACAAGTACGAAATCTCGCCCGACGGACGTTTGTTTTTGCGCCTGCTTGAAATCATAACCGCACTTGAGGAGGTGGAAGAATGA
- a CDS encoding MMPL family transporter, with protein MAWNDWIVKHAKLIVAVWIVVIVLATPLAMKLSNITNYSMSQFMPKHVESVEVQNNMSKYFPSFSQNDNMTYIIITNINVNSPQAKEAYERFKVEAKPYGSNFTSYYDAIDLLHNKSYDIALNLTRTTANLTGIFYASAINASRAYRMTVIQVENLTDQVKVLNETVPDLARAYLALEANLTTLYNQSLALREALNQTDLAYVELHQNLTRASEQLKNLNSTIAGLNAGLYNLSDGYAKTYLGVLGTYGALVQSGAYERGLDEGTAQAIATQLGVPVELVYVVYNATYPAYSAYGASAITDGFLANVTKGIVLSQITDPMQKNLAEAYSVAFYRGVMAFDEQAGSNYALIQLGENAVRPVEEIASSALKNLPAVIEMAGGSYTVPGFGEVPAKTLAYIVNVSISLGRDPSALAVEDATIEVAKALMAGSPLLQMPNADEVLRTLLVYGPTKELEENLLAGALAEKLPAEQKPLARPIAKTIVTFDANATGVLAKNPEMLKKATVSLLAELVKEKGVELPESVISEVYDSNGNVAPIAKEILIQKTAEKLHNEKVATIMVNAVVKNPEELARGIGVKEAVKEIITSLAGNVPIDIGKVVDDIYAGKDTYTIAYELFEQGVNEKLANVTAPEDVKETLKEIMLAVAKNYPMSDSDIEALVKEKTAKLVEKFVKEINLGVELHINATQLVDIAFQFRDDPSKITREDVKPIEEQIYPSIYSLAKDYIGMLKSPDNTTMLIMMVPKSLNTTDLEEQSKFQYENTLKAKEVLLKEMKKYYPNAQAYISGTPVQTYEMIHYGKEDNNKTTKFSFAGALIVLFIILGFALLATLLPFTGVATATLTALGILYLLAKGDIINVGSWAQMITVTTALGLGIDYSTYYLHRFKEYLAEGYDHNRAASEALKRAKDAVLASASTDIIAFASFILAWEFPIFKQMGIIAPIAVIVVLIASLTFIPAITVLIGDKPIFWWPRHIRHVQETNVHEESRIAKWSIKHAKAVILIFMLLLAPAVYAFANFNGTHDIKLFLPKDSETYHFLEVSQSKLGADVMGATYVLIKFNHPVTDKDLATINEIVGDIEKIDGVKYVYTVTQPFGKPVNASLDKLKAIGGGKYISTTGNMVLIEVVSKYQATSKPAHQMVEQIRNLMKSYESSGKIAKGMVGGGAALDLDLSNLINNIFWHRIFPVALVLMFLSLIPTLRGIPAVISTMATIGTGVLLSIAISTWLFQKVFGQEIMWFLPLMVFVVLMGVGIDYNSFYLVKARDEFERRSPKEALIVAAGSMDLVVIGLAAVLATTYGALMTSSTWGTREIGFALAAGVLITATLAVYFLGPAMMSLFGEKAWWPLHKAEKKGKK; from the coding sequence ATGGCATGGAACGATTGGATTGTGAAACACGCAAAGCTCATCGTCGCGGTCTGGATAGTGGTCATAGTTCTCGCGACACCGCTGGCGATGAAGCTTAGCAACATCACCAACTACAGCATGAGCCAGTTCATGCCCAAGCACGTTGAAAGCGTTGAAGTTCAGAACAACATGAGCAAGTACTTCCCGAGCTTCTCCCAGAACGACAACATGACTTACATAATCATTACCAACATCAACGTCAACAGCCCCCAGGCCAAGGAGGCCTACGAGCGCTTTAAGGTCGAAGCGAAGCCGTACGGGAGCAATTTTACCTCCTATTACGATGCCATTGATTTGCTCCACAACAAGTCCTACGACATAGCCCTGAACCTCACCAGAACGACGGCCAACCTGACCGGAATCTTCTACGCCTCAGCAATCAACGCCAGCAGGGCGTACCGGATGACGGTCATACAGGTTGAAAACCTGACCGACCAGGTGAAGGTTCTCAACGAAACCGTTCCAGACCTGGCAAGGGCCTACCTTGCCCTCGAGGCCAACCTGACGACCCTCTACAACCAGAGCCTCGCCCTCAGGGAGGCGCTTAACCAGACGGACCTGGCCTACGTTGAGCTCCACCAGAACCTAACCCGGGCGAGCGAGCAGTTGAAGAACCTGAACTCGACGATAGCGGGCCTCAACGCCGGTCTCTACAACCTGAGCGACGGCTACGCCAAGACTTACCTCGGTGTCCTCGGAACCTACGGGGCCCTCGTCCAGTCCGGTGCCTACGAGAGGGGCCTTGATGAGGGCACGGCCCAGGCGATAGCGACCCAGCTCGGCGTTCCGGTGGAACTCGTTTACGTTGTCTACAACGCGACTTACCCTGCCTACTCCGCCTATGGGGCAAGCGCTATAACCGACGGTTTCCTCGCCAACGTTACGAAGGGCATTGTTCTGAGCCAGATAACCGACCCGATGCAGAAGAACCTCGCGGAGGCTTACTCGGTTGCGTTCTACAGGGGAGTTATGGCCTTTGACGAGCAGGCCGGAAGCAACTACGCCCTCATTCAGCTTGGCGAGAACGCGGTCAGGCCCGTTGAGGAGATAGCGAGCAGCGCACTCAAGAACCTGCCGGCTGTCATCGAGATGGCAGGTGGTAGCTACACCGTTCCAGGCTTCGGTGAGGTTCCCGCGAAGACTCTCGCCTACATCGTCAACGTCTCGATAAGCCTCGGAAGGGACCCGAGCGCATTGGCCGTTGAAGATGCTACAATCGAGGTCGCAAAGGCCCTAATGGCAGGCAGTCCGCTCCTCCAGATGCCCAACGCCGACGAAGTACTGAGGACTCTCCTCGTCTACGGTCCGACCAAAGAGCTCGAGGAGAACCTCCTCGCAGGGGCGCTGGCTGAGAAGCTTCCAGCAGAACAGAAGCCGTTGGCCAGGCCAATAGCGAAGACGATCGTTACCTTCGATGCCAACGCAACCGGCGTTCTGGCGAAGAACCCGGAGATGCTAAAGAAGGCAACGGTTTCACTGCTCGCCGAGCTTGTGAAGGAGAAAGGCGTTGAGCTTCCGGAGAGCGTCATAAGCGAGGTCTACGACTCAAACGGAAACGTCGCGCCGATAGCGAAGGAAATCTTAATTCAGAAGACCGCCGAGAAGCTTCACAACGAGAAGGTAGCCACGATTATGGTCAACGCCGTCGTCAAGAACCCTGAGGAGCTCGCCAGGGGAATTGGCGTGAAGGAAGCCGTCAAGGAGATTATCACGAGCCTCGCCGGGAACGTGCCGATAGACATCGGAAAGGTCGTTGACGACATTTATGCTGGAAAAGACACCTACACGATAGCCTACGAGCTCTTTGAACAGGGCGTCAACGAGAAGCTCGCCAACGTGACGGCCCCAGAGGACGTCAAGGAGACGCTGAAGGAGATAATGCTCGCGGTCGCGAAGAACTACCCGATGAGCGACTCTGATATTGAGGCCCTCGTCAAGGAGAAGACGGCGAAGCTCGTCGAGAAGTTCGTGAAGGAGATAAACCTCGGGGTTGAGCTCCACATCAACGCCACCCAGCTCGTGGACATAGCCTTCCAGTTCAGGGACGACCCAAGCAAGATAACCAGGGAGGACGTCAAGCCGATAGAGGAGCAGATTTACCCGTCCATTTACAGCCTCGCCAAGGATTACATCGGCATGCTCAAGAGCCCGGACAACACGACGATGCTCATAATGATGGTTCCGAAGAGCCTCAACACGACTGACCTTGAGGAGCAGAGCAAGTTCCAGTACGAGAACACCCTCAAGGCGAAGGAAGTCCTTCTGAAGGAGATGAAGAAGTACTACCCGAACGCCCAAGCGTACATCAGTGGAACGCCGGTTCAGACCTACGAGATGATACACTACGGTAAGGAGGACAACAACAAGACCACGAAGTTCAGCTTCGCCGGAGCGCTCATAGTGCTCTTCATAATCCTCGGCTTTGCGCTCCTCGCGACGCTCCTGCCGTTCACCGGTGTCGCGACGGCAACGCTCACCGCTCTGGGAATCCTCTACCTGCTCGCCAAGGGGGACATCATCAACGTCGGAAGCTGGGCCCAGATGATTACCGTGACGACTGCGTTAGGTCTCGGTATAGACTACTCGACTTACTACCTGCACCGCTTTAAGGAGTACTTGGCTGAAGGCTACGACCACAACAGGGCTGCGAGCGAGGCGTTGAAGAGGGCCAAGGACGCGGTTTTAGCCAGCGCCTCAACGGACATCATAGCCTTCGCAAGCTTCATACTCGCCTGGGAGTTCCCGATATTCAAGCAGATGGGTATCATAGCGCCCATAGCGGTCATCGTCGTCCTCATAGCGAGCCTGACATTCATACCGGCCATAACCGTCCTCATCGGCGACAAGCCGATATTCTGGTGGCCGAGGCACATCAGGCACGTTCAGGAGACCAACGTGCACGAGGAGAGCAGAATCGCCAAGTGGTCAATCAAGCACGCCAAGGCGGTCATACTCATATTCATGCTCCTGCTCGCGCCGGCCGTTTACGCCTTCGCCAACTTCAACGGAACCCACGACATCAAGCTCTTCCTCCCGAAGGACAGCGAGACCTACCACTTCCTCGAGGTGAGCCAGAGCAAGCTTGGTGCTGATGTCATGGGCGCAACCTACGTCCTCATCAAGTTCAACCACCCGGTTACCGATAAGGACCTCGCGACCATCAACGAGATTGTGGGGGACATCGAGAAGATTGACGGCGTCAAGTACGTCTACACCGTGACCCAGCCCTTCGGAAAGCCGGTCAACGCGAGCCTTGACAAGCTCAAGGCCATCGGCGGAGGCAAGTACATCTCGACCACGGGGAACATGGTGCTCATCGAGGTCGTCAGCAAGTACCAGGCCACGAGCAAGCCCGCCCACCAGATGGTCGAGCAGATTAGGAACCTCATGAAGAGCTACGAATCCAGCGGAAAGATAGCAAAGGGCATGGTCGGCGGTGGAGCTGCTTTGGACCTCGACCTCAGCAACCTCATCAACAACATATTCTGGCACAGAATCTTCCCAGTGGCGCTCGTGCTGATGTTCCTGTCACTCATACCGACGCTCAGAGGAATCCCGGCGGTCATCTCGACGATGGCCACCATCGGCACCGGAGTGCTCCTCAGCATAGCGATATCCACGTGGCTCTTCCAGAAGGTCTTCGGGCAGGAAATCATGTGGTTCCTGCCACTGATGGTCTTCGTCGTGCTCATGGGAGTCGGCATAGACTACAACAGCTTCTACCTGGTCAAGGCCAGGGACGAGTTCGAGCGCCGTTCGCCGAAGGAAGCCCTCATAGTTGCTGCCGGCAGCATGGACCTCGTCGTCATCGGCCTCGCGGCGGTGCTGGCGACGACCTATGGGGCGCTGATGACCAGCTCAACCTGGGGAACGAGGGAGATAGGATTCGCGCTGGCCGCTGGAGTGCTCATAACGGCAACCCTGGCAGTCTACTTCCTCGGTCCGGCCATGATGAGCCTCTTCGGCGAGAAGGCCTGGTGGCCACTGCACAAGGCGGAGAAGAAGGGGAAGAAATGA
- a CDS encoding roadblock/LC7 domain-containing protein → MSAVDLVMGKILTDMLEIDGVIGTIVVDKDGLVIESAMKKNLDREAIAGVLHELVSAIKLMGDQFGAGELKEAILEFKNARMFTNPIGSDYYLIVIGDADLNLGRMKLELRKVLPKLEEMLY, encoded by the coding sequence ATGAGCGCGGTGGACCTCGTGATGGGTAAAATACTCACGGACATGCTGGAAATCGACGGAGTCATAGGAACGATAGTGGTCGACAAGGACGGCCTCGTCATCGAGTCGGCGATGAAGAAGAACCTCGACCGCGAGGCCATCGCCGGAGTCCTCCACGAGCTCGTTTCTGCCATAAAGCTGATGGGCGACCAGTTCGGGGCAGGGGAGCTCAAGGAGGCCATTCTCGAGTTCAAGAACGCCAGGATGTTCACCAACCCGATAGGAAGCGACTACTACCTGATAGTCATCGGCGACGCCGACCTCAACCTCGGCAGGATGAAGCTTGAGCTCAGGAAGGTCCTTCCGAAACTTGAGGAGATGCTCTACTGA
- a CDS encoding DUF4097 family beta strand repeat-containing protein: MMFENVREVDLKATNGRIEIEGWENDHVEVNYTTHGEVEVIIENENGKLVIREEPKRKFRFVGIVKAEEGWVEMELKVPKGVPVRAKNVNGELTAKGVRFTEVTTVNGEIKLSDCEAELIKSVNGEIEAYLPVAGPLEVSTVNGDITVTIEELEGDVSVNCVNGDITLRLTEFCDARVEAKKVNGDVELVGIPDGVIGTGDFLIRVKTVNGDVRVELV, encoded by the coding sequence ATGATGTTTGAAAACGTCCGGGAAGTTGACCTGAAGGCCACGAACGGCCGGATTGAGATTGAGGGCTGGGAAAACGACCACGTCGAGGTTAACTACACGACACACGGCGAGGTGGAAGTGATAATCGAGAACGAAAACGGGAAGCTCGTCATAAGGGAGGAGCCGAAGAGAAAGTTCAGGTTCGTGGGCATCGTCAAGGCCGAGGAAGGCTGGGTCGAGATGGAGCTTAAAGTGCCTAAAGGCGTCCCTGTGAGGGCCAAGAACGTGAACGGGGAGCTCACAGCCAAAGGGGTTCGTTTCACGGAAGTGACCACAGTGAACGGGGAGATAAAGCTGAGTGACTGCGAGGCCGAGCTGATAAAGAGCGTGAACGGCGAGATAGAGGCCTACCTGCCCGTTGCCGGCCCGCTGGAGGTTTCCACTGTGAACGGAGACATAACGGTAACGATTGAGGAGCTTGAAGGGGACGTCTCGGTGAACTGCGTTAACGGTGACATAACCCTCCGGCTAACGGAGTTCTGCGATGCGAGGGTTGAGGCGAAGAAGGTCAACGGCGACGTGGAGCTGGTCGGGATTCCCGACGGCGTCATTGGAACCGGGGACTTCCTAATCCGGGTGAAGACCGTGAACGGCGACGTCCGGGTCGAGCTGGTTTGA
- a CDS encoding DUF4097 domain-containing protein, giving the protein MGPEECSNCAEGALLVEFGDIKTVWMKLVDADVEILPSPDGTVHVEALSESAFSLKKSSGELKILTSTGWKLRNLPRKNKERARLVVRVPGNVKVSAGMKRASLHAEGVSFGSLAIGETTGTLTDCTVRKLAVGPARLSGSIYVWERTEIALSMGSIELKVLELEAPIDVSVVMGSLRLSLPDDCDALIEVEGNYEGVILNSGRLLGSGEHRIQLSSMKGVIVVDTWGEFDDV; this is encoded by the coding sequence ATGGGGCCAGAAGAGTGTTCCAACTGCGCTGAGGGTGCCCTCCTTGTGGAATTTGGGGATATTAAAACGGTCTGGATGAAGCTCGTCGATGCGGACGTGGAAATACTTCCTTCGCCCGACGGGACTGTTCACGTTGAAGCCTTGTCGGAGTCGGCGTTTTCCCTGAAGAAAAGCTCAGGAGAGCTTAAAATCCTCACTTCCACCGGCTGGAAGCTCAGAAACCTTCCGAGGAAGAACAAAGAACGCGCTCGATTGGTGGTAAGAGTCCCAGGGAACGTGAAAGTATCGGCGGGAATGAAGAGAGCCTCTCTGCACGCCGAAGGGGTGAGCTTCGGCTCCCTCGCGATTGGGGAGACCACCGGGACGCTTACAGACTGCACCGTTAGAAAACTCGCAGTCGGCCCAGCGAGGCTCAGTGGTTCCATATATGTCTGGGAAAGGACTGAGATAGCGCTCTCAATGGGAAGCATTGAGCTCAAGGTGCTTGAACTGGAGGCACCAATCGATGTCTCGGTCGTCATGGGCTCCCTCAGGCTGTCCCTGCCCGATGATTGCGATGCATTGATTGAGGTTGAAGGGAACTATGAAGGGGTTATCCTGAATTCGGGACGCCTCCTTGGGAGTGGCGAGCACAGAATTCAGCTTTCAAGCATGAAAGGTGTCATTGTAGTTGATACCTGGGGTGAGTTCGATGATGTTTGA
- a CDS encoding ATP-dependent endonuclease, with translation MGDYMSTLRLIGLKIKNYRSIKELPEDKEYQEIENFVTIIGKNDAGKSNILNAIRIVLENVRVTKEDFHKNTNENIEISLIFDVTDNDEIMRGINSSGNLPRGQGLEAFFNKSYKQNPKNSKIKIKRIFEKEKLKGRNYKGETVVEYFDESKNKWTKIENKGLIRTILHALPEVIYISAIRDVIEETTQKSGFLMSKLLSPILEKQSEKNRDNEQKSIVELKKELQDAIRKESKKLEEIILAEMAVFSDSIEKIEIEPNKLQINFSPRIRIKDKHLPNGVPLEQRGAGLRSEFLLAMFRAWAEIGAGKGYIILFEEPELYLHPEAQKKMFYALKRISNEAQVLLTTHSTIFVDRSDLKSIWLIQRENGETKIKTFEKAEGLSEILEEIGAAPSDLFLSNGIIYVEGKTEIKVFNKIAKAICPKWEEYNIAIISLGGNNIYDLSDTLLSNGFASLTPNAIIVVDSDGSEIDDNGNCKPEPKKLEIKEKFEKYGITVHILKKREIENYILPEIIEKYFTEGYINSKYKTKLKDHPRDIGNKIEKYFERKYFNYFKKIEARLRKLEEKHNELKAMTISPCQDIVKSVDKLLSRKKWNDEKAEITPKLFEMMLKEKKVPSEFREILEKAIRKCGFEPEFSDEFDYIH, from the coding sequence TTGGGGGATTACATGAGTACTTTAAGATTAATTGGTTTAAAAATTAAGAACTATAGATCCATCAAAGAGCTTCCAGAGGATAAAGAATATCAGGAGATTGAAAACTTTGTTACAATCATCGGAAAAAACGATGCTGGAAAGTCAAACATTTTAAACGCAATCAGGATAGTTTTGGAGAATGTGAGAGTAACTAAAGAAGATTTCCATAAAAATACCAATGAAAACATTGAAATATCTTTAATATTTGATGTTACTGACAATGATGAGATTATGAGAGGCATAAATTCTAGCGGTAACCTCCCAAGAGGACAAGGACTTGAAGCGTTTTTTAATAAATCTTATAAACAGAACCCCAAGAACAGTAAGATAAAAATAAAAAGGATTTTTGAAAAAGAAAAGCTTAAAGGGCGTAATTATAAGGGGGAGACTGTTGTAGAGTATTTTGACGAAAGTAAAAATAAATGGACTAAAATTGAAAATAAAGGTCTTATCCGCACAATACTGCACGCTCTCCCCGAGGTTATCTACATTTCGGCAATAAGAGATGTAATTGAGGAAACAACACAAAAATCTGGTTTTTTAATGTCTAAGCTTCTTTCTCCAATTCTAGAAAAACAAAGTGAAAAAAACCGGGATAATGAACAGAAAAGTATAGTAGAACTAAAAAAAGAGCTTCAAGATGCAATCCGTAAAGAGTCCAAAAAGTTAGAAGAAATTATTTTAGCTGAAATGGCTGTATTTAGTGATTCAATTGAAAAAATAGAAATTGAACCAAATAAGCTCCAAATTAACTTTAGTCCTAGAATACGAATCAAAGATAAACACTTGCCAAATGGTGTCCCACTTGAACAGAGAGGTGCAGGCCTTAGAAGTGAATTTCTTTTGGCTATGTTTAGAGCATGGGCGGAGATTGGTGCAGGAAAGGGTTATATAATCCTCTTTGAAGAACCAGAACTTTATTTACATCCAGAGGCTCAGAAAAAGATGTTCTATGCATTAAAACGTATAAGCAACGAGGCTCAGGTTCTCCTAACAACTCATTCAACAATATTCGTGGATAGAAGTGATTTAAAATCAATATGGCTCATACAGAGAGAAAATGGAGAAACAAAGATTAAAACATTCGAGAAAGCTGAAGGGTTATCTGAAATCCTTGAGGAAATTGGAGCGGCTCCAAGTGATTTATTCCTATCAAACGGTATTATTTATGTTGAAGGAAAAACGGAGATTAAAGTATTCAACAAAATCGCAAAAGCAATATGCCCTAAGTGGGAAGAGTATAATATTGCAATTATTAGTTTAGGAGGAAATAATATTTATGATTTATCTGATACACTTTTGTCTAATGGATTTGCTTCATTAACTCCCAATGCAATTATTGTTGTAGATTCCGATGGAAGTGAAATTGATGACAATGGAAATTGCAAACCGGAACCTAAAAAGCTTGAGATAAAAGAAAAATTTGAAAAATATGGGATTACTGTCCATATTCTCAAAAAGAGAGAAATCGAAAATTATATTTTGCCTGAAATTATCGAAAAATACTTCACTGAAGGATACATTAACTCTAAATATAAAACTAAACTCAAAGATCACCCTAGAGACATTGGGAATAAAATTGAAAAGTATTTTGAAAGAAAATATTTTAATTATTTCAAAAAAATAGAGGCTAGATTAAGAAAGCTAGAAGAAAAACACAATGAGCTCAAAGCTATGACAATATCTCCTTGCCAAGATATCGTTAAGAGTGTTGACAAGCTACTATCTCGTAAAAAATGGAATGACGAAAAAGCGGAGATAACCCCAAAACTATTTGAAATGATGCTTAAAGAGAAAAAAGTCCCATCTGAATTTAGGGAGATACTTGAAAAAGCAATAAGAAAATGTGGATTTGAACCGGAATTTAGTGATGAGTTCGATTATATTCACTGA
- a CDS encoding MFS transporter gives MNSKGLGRNFWLFAIGRFISQLGWAVQDVALPLYVLDQTHSGSMMTLFILAEIIPSIIVMPFAGVVGDRYNRKWLMVGFDLLRGVLLFGVIAFNFLGIYQLLAVQVVMAILGSFFSAGTGAMFPDLVDKELLEKANSTVASLTIIARLLGPALGGLIYGIGGIRLAILINAVSFFGSGLFEMLIHYEWKAKPIEGIGQVLSDIKEGVRFIFRHSYLKTLMTFAIFMGIFGAPFGAVLLPYAMREVLKFTSVQFGLMESFFMGGALLGNVIIAVKFGKEAGRFLFRAMFVNGLVMMVFVWLISPASNLDRNGAFVLLMAVAIVMGVAEAFIDIPIQSKIQRAVPSEVRGRVFSALGILTRIATPLGLVLVGPLLNLYPAWLVALGIWSGMAVVVVYYWVKYRDVLLKDVDGPPEGEVMNPRP, from the coding sequence ATGAACTCTAAGGGCCTCGGCCGGAACTTCTGGCTCTTTGCCATCGGTCGTTTCATCTCCCAGCTCGGCTGGGCGGTTCAGGACGTCGCATTGCCACTCTACGTGCTCGACCAGACCCACAGCGGTTCGATGATGACGCTCTTCATATTAGCGGAGATAATCCCCTCAATCATCGTCATGCCCTTCGCCGGTGTCGTTGGCGACAGGTATAACAGAAAGTGGCTCATGGTCGGCTTCGACCTGCTCAGGGGAGTCCTCCTATTCGGCGTCATCGCCTTCAACTTCCTCGGCATCTATCAGCTCCTCGCCGTTCAGGTTGTCATGGCAATCCTCGGCTCGTTCTTCTCCGCGGGAACGGGGGCGATGTTCCCGGATTTGGTGGATAAGGAGCTCCTCGAAAAGGCCAACTCGACGGTTGCCTCGCTGACCATAATAGCGCGCCTCCTCGGTCCTGCTTTGGGTGGTTTAATCTACGGAATCGGCGGGATTAGGCTCGCGATTCTGATAAACGCGGTCAGCTTCTTCGGTTCCGGCCTGTTCGAGATGCTCATTCACTACGAGTGGAAGGCGAAGCCGATTGAAGGCATCGGCCAGGTGTTGAGCGACATAAAGGAGGGGGTCCGCTTCATTTTCAGACACAGCTACCTTAAGACCCTGATGACGTTCGCGATATTCATGGGAATCTTCGGGGCGCCCTTCGGAGCAGTGCTTCTCCCCTACGCGATGAGGGAAGTGCTCAAGTTCACGAGCGTCCAGTTCGGCCTCATGGAGAGCTTTTTCATGGGCGGGGCTTTGCTGGGGAACGTTATCATAGCAGTGAAGTTCGGTAAGGAGGCCGGGCGCTTCCTCTTCAGGGCGATGTTCGTCAACGGCCTCGTGATGATGGTGTTCGTCTGGTTAATATCGCCCGCATCGAACCTGGACAGAAACGGGGCCTTCGTCCTCCTGATGGCCGTTGCGATTGTCATGGGAGTTGCAGAGGCCTTCATAGACATTCCGATACAGTCGAAGATTCAGCGCGCCGTTCCGAGCGAGGTTCGCGGTAGGGTCTTCTCGGCCCTTGGAATCCTCACGAGGATTGCCACGCCCCTCGGTCTCGTCCTCGTCGGTCCCCTTCTGAACCTCTACCCGGCGTGGCTCGTGGCGCTCGGGATATGGTCTGGCATGGCGGTCGTGGTGGTCTACTACTGGGTGAAATACCGGGATGTTCTTCTAAAAGACGTTGACGGACCACCAGAGGGAGAAGTGATGAATCCGAGGCCGTAA